AATCCATACCCTGGGTGTAGCGGTCGATGTGAGGCAGGTAATCCATAATTCCTGTTTTTAATGATAATACAATTCTGGATGTATAACGGATTTATTTTCCTAATAGTTTGTTAATAGCTGTTTCTATTTTATCAAAAGCAAAATCATGTACAATTTTCCGCATCAGGTTTTCTATTTCCCCGTTGCAGGGGTTTCCTATACTTCCTTCGTGCGTATGATGCACTTCTTTTCTCGGTTCGAAGAGTCCGGCTTCTATTTCCAGTCCTACTTGTCTATATGCATCGCGGAAAGGAATTCCTTCCCGGGTAAGCCTGTTCACTTCTTCGACGCTGAATATATATTTGTAGCGGTCATCGTTGAGAATATGTTCGTTAACCTCTATCCGTTCCATCATGAGCGTTGTCATTCTTAAGCAATCTTTAAGTTCATCGAAAGAAGGGAGAAAAGCTTCTTTGATGATTTGCAGGTCACGGAAATACCCTGACGGCAGGTTGTTGGATATTAGAGTTATTTGATACGGTAACGATTGCAGTTTGTTGCACTTTGCCCGTGTAAGTTCAAATACGTCGGGATTTTTCTTGTGAGGCATAATGCTGGAGCCGGTGGTAAACTCCGCAGGAAGCTTTATGAATCCGAAGTTTTGTGAATTGAACATGCATGCGTCAAAAGCGAGTTTAGAGAGAGTTGAAGCAATAGATGCCAGTGCCGATGCTACAATTTTTTCGGTCTTTCCCCGTCCCATTTGCGCATAAATAACGTTATAGTCCATAGAATCGAAACCTAATAATGTTGTAGTCAGGCTACGGTTCAGAGGGAAGGAGGAACCATATCCGGCTGCCGATCCCAG
This region of Barnesiella propionica genomic DNA includes:
- the argH gene encoding argininosuccinate lyase; the encoded protein is MAQKLWEKNIQVDHEIEKYTVGKDREMDMYLAPFDVLGSIAHITMLQSIGLLTGEELDTLTNELRNIYRSIETGAFEIEEGVEDVHSQVELMLTRKLGDMGKKIHSGRSRNDQVLVDLKLFIRDEIKSVVGLVNNLFNVLISQSERYKHILMPGYTHLQIAMPSSFGLWFGAYAESLTDDLTVLQAAYRVSNRNPLGSAAGYGSSFPLNRSLTTTLLGFDSMDYNVIYAQMGRGKTEKIVASALASIASTLSKLAFDACMFNSQNFGFIKLPAEFTTGSSIMPHKKNPDVFELTRAKCNKLQSLPYQITLISNNLPSGYFRDLQIIKEAFLPSFDELKDCLRMTTLMMERIEVNEHILNDDRYKYIFSVEEVNRLTREGIPFRDAYRQVGLEIEAGLFEPRKEVHHTHEGSIGNPCNGEIENLMRKIVHDFAFDKIETAINKLLGK